A single window of Hymenobacter sp. APR13 DNA harbors:
- the ispG gene encoding (E)-4-hydroxy-3-methylbut-2-enyl-diphosphate synthase, with the protein MNKTYCPSLTEYKRRLSREVKIGDLPMGGLNPIRVQSMTTVDTMDTLGSVEQTLRMVEAGCEYVRITAPSVKEAQNLLEIKKELRKRGCSVPLIADIHFTPNAAELAARIVEKVRVNPGNYADKKKFDVIEYTDSSYAAEVERIRERFRPLVQICKQYGTAMRIGTNHGSLSDRILSRYGDTPLGMVESALEFLRLCEEENYYDVVLSMKASNTQVMVQAYRLLVQKLDAEGLQPYPLHLGVTEAGEAEDGRIKSAVGIGTLLEDGLGDTVRVSLTEAPEAEAPVAKALIDRYTNRAQEAKPIRPLTSPPSPLSKREGGLALELVSDAKNLEASSPSLLERGLGGEVPIDPFQYHRRVTPEVLNLGGQNVPRVLVDISRLSSVEYADLRAVGHLYSAFLDKFQMNDLGADYLYSGQRPVPFMLPNGLKEVVDYTAWLDAGQRADHYPVLTPVEYAEAGPRHSELNFVFQNLDSLTPAALGQLRDDATAVIILYTDNAHAMPEIRRAFFELLTNGVTNPVIINRQYPALTPEQTQLYAATDVGGLLLDGLGDGVVLSTELLPERSKEEWLQTLDQLNQLSFGILQAARTRMSKTEYISCPSCGRTLFDLQETTAMIRKRTDHLKGVKIGIMGCIVNGPGEMADADYGYVGVGKGKIALYRGQEVIKKSVPEERAVDELIELMREDGRWLEKELLEEPVAG; encoded by the coding sequence ATGAACAAGACGTATTGCCCCAGCCTCACCGAATACAAGCGCCGCCTCTCCCGTGAAGTGAAAATTGGCGACCTGCCGATGGGCGGGCTCAACCCCATCCGGGTGCAGAGCATGACCACCGTGGACACCATGGACACGCTGGGTTCGGTGGAGCAGACGCTACGCATGGTGGAAGCCGGCTGCGAGTACGTGCGCATCACGGCCCCCAGCGTGAAGGAGGCCCAGAACCTGCTCGAAATCAAGAAGGAGCTGCGCAAGCGCGGCTGCTCGGTGCCGCTCATTGCCGACATCCACTTCACGCCCAACGCCGCCGAGCTGGCCGCCCGCATCGTGGAGAAAGTGCGCGTGAACCCCGGCAACTACGCCGACAAAAAGAAATTCGACGTCATTGAGTACACCGACAGCAGCTACGCCGCCGAGGTGGAGCGCATCCGGGAGCGGTTCCGCCCGCTGGTCCAGATCTGCAAGCAGTACGGCACGGCCATGCGCATCGGCACCAACCACGGCTCCTTGTCCGACCGGATTCTGAGCCGCTACGGCGATACGCCGCTGGGCATGGTGGAGTCGGCGCTGGAATTCCTGCGCCTCTGCGAAGAGGAAAACTACTACGACGTGGTGCTAAGCATGAAGGCCAGCAACACCCAGGTGATGGTGCAGGCCTACCGCCTGCTGGTGCAGAAACTCGACGCCGAAGGCCTGCAGCCCTACCCGCTGCACCTGGGTGTCACGGAAGCCGGCGAGGCCGAAGACGGCCGCATCAAAAGCGCCGTCGGCATCGGCACGCTGCTCGAAGACGGCCTCGGCGACACCGTGCGCGTGAGTCTCACCGAAGCCCCCGAAGCCGAAGCCCCCGTGGCTAAAGCCCTGATTGACCGGTACACCAACCGCGCTCAGGAAGCCAAGCCTATTCGCCCGCTGACCTCACCCCCTAGCCCCCTCTCCAAAAGAGAGGGGGGACTAGCTCTAGAGCTAGTTTCTGATGCTAAAAATCTAGAAGCTAGTTCCCCCTCTCTTTTGGAGAGGGGGCTAGGGGGTGAGGTCCCTATCGACCCCTTCCAGTACCACCGGCGCGTAACGCCGGAGGTGCTGAACCTGGGCGGGCAGAACGTGCCGCGGGTGCTGGTGGATATTTCCCGGCTCTCGTCGGTGGAGTATGCCGATCTGCGCGCCGTGGGCCACCTGTACTCGGCCTTCCTCGACAAGTTCCAGATGAACGACCTGGGGGCCGACTACCTCTACAGCGGCCAGCGCCCCGTGCCGTTCATGCTGCCCAACGGCCTCAAGGAAGTGGTGGACTACACCGCCTGGCTCGACGCCGGCCAGCGCGCTGACCACTACCCGGTGCTCACCCCAGTTGAGTATGCGGAAGCCGGCCCGCGCCATTCGGAGCTGAATTTCGTGTTCCAGAACCTGGATTCGCTCACGCCTGCCGCCCTGGGCCAACTGCGCGACGACGCCACGGCCGTTATCATCCTCTATACCGATAACGCCCATGCCATGCCCGAAATTCGTCGGGCTTTCTTCGAGCTGCTGACTAACGGTGTCACCAACCCGGTTATCATCAACCGCCAGTACCCAGCCCTCACGCCCGAGCAAACCCAGCTCTACGCCGCTACCGACGTAGGTGGTTTGCTCCTCGACGGCCTCGGCGACGGGGTGGTGCTGAGCACCGAGCTACTGCCGGAACGCAGCAAAGAAGAGTGGCTCCAGACGCTGGACCAGCTCAACCAGCTTAGCTTCGGCATTCTGCAGGCGGCCCGTACGCGCATGAGCAAAACGGAGTACATCAGCTGCCCCAGCTGCGGCCGTACCCTGTTCGACCTGCAGGAAACCACCGCCATGATCCGCAAGCGCACCGACCACCTGAAGGGCGTGAAAATCGGCATCATGGGCTGCATCGTGAACGGCCCCGGCGAAATGGCCGACGCCGACTACGGCTACGTGGGCGTGGGCAAGGGCAAAATTGCCCTCTACCGCGGCCAGGAAGTCATCAAGAAATCCGTACCTGAAGAACGCGCCGTAGACGAGCTCATCGAGCTCATGCGCGAAGACGGCCGCTGGCTGGAAAAGGAGCTGCTGGAAGAGCCGGTGGCGGGGTAG
- a CDS encoding epimerase codes for MKLRVILTGTTGMVGEGVLLECLNSPEVEQVLSISRRPSGHQHPKLRELLHEDFQNLTPIQGQLRGYNACFFCLGVSSVGMQEPEYRRLTYDLTLHFARTLLTHNGPDLTFCYVSGSGTDDTLRSRQMWARVKGETENELRQLGFRQAFMFRPGFLRATPGQRHVLSYYKYFGWLYPVVRGLAPRYVSTLAELGRAMLHVAQRGYAKPVLEVPDIVAASKG; via the coding sequence ATGAAACTACGCGTGATATTGACCGGCACGACCGGCATGGTGGGAGAAGGAGTACTGCTCGAATGCCTCAACAGCCCGGAAGTGGAGCAGGTGCTCAGCATCAGCCGACGGCCCAGCGGGCACCAGCACCCCAAGCTGCGGGAGCTGCTGCACGAGGATTTCCAGAACCTCACGCCTATTCAGGGCCAGCTGCGGGGCTACAACGCCTGCTTTTTCTGCCTGGGCGTATCGTCGGTGGGAATGCAGGAGCCGGAGTACCGCCGCCTCACCTACGACCTGACCCTGCACTTCGCCCGCACCCTGCTAACCCACAACGGCCCCGACCTCACGTTCTGCTACGTCTCGGGCTCCGGCACCGACGACACGCTGCGCAGCCGCCAGATGTGGGCCCGCGTGAAGGGCGAAACCGAAAACGAGCTGCGGCAGCTGGGCTTCCGGCAGGCCTTCATGTTCCGTCCCGGCTTCCTGCGGGCCACGCCCGGTCAGCGGCACGTGCTTTCGTACTACAAGTATTTCGGCTGGCTGTATCCCGTAGTGCGGGGGCTGGCTCCCCGGTACGTCTCCACGCTGGCCGAGTTGGGCCGGGCCATGCTGCACGTCGCGCAACGCGGCTACGCCAAACCCGTGCTGGAAGTGCCCGACATTGTGGCGGCGTCTAAAGGATAG
- a CDS encoding DUF389 domain-containing protein: MHRTLEITVPAPVTEGLCQQLTEMEDVIGLSVQLGASRKPAGDVLIVHVLNRGADEVLRRARAAVAHKNDLSVVTSEAASFIAPAAHQTIVDDKDEAIWEEMESGLRHQGAITTNYLLLMALGGLICAIGLVSEPVPQAVAFTASAIIAPGFDPMTKVPVGLVLRRWIVVWRGIQSTLTGYAVLIGTAALTTYWLVAAGETTGQLLAENSEVKNLSHPGLMELLLSAAGALAGVVMLAAFRRSFQAGPLIAMAFIPAAALIGAGLAVGNWTLALEGLERFGADWGFIVGLGVPFLWLKQKFLHKPKPIV; encoded by the coding sequence ATGCATCGGACCCTGGAAATTACCGTGCCCGCCCCTGTCACCGAAGGGCTGTGCCAGCAGCTGACGGAAATGGAGGACGTTATCGGCCTGAGCGTGCAGCTTGGGGCCTCGCGCAAGCCCGCCGGCGACGTGCTGATTGTGCACGTGCTCAACCGCGGGGCCGATGAGGTACTGCGCCGGGCCCGCGCTGCCGTGGCGCACAAGAACGATTTGAGCGTGGTAACCAGCGAGGCGGCTAGCTTCATTGCCCCGGCCGCCCACCAAACCATCGTCGACGACAAGGACGAGGCCATCTGGGAGGAAATGGAGAGCGGCCTGCGCCACCAGGGCGCCATCACCACCAATTATCTGCTGCTGATGGCCCTGGGCGGATTGATCTGCGCCATCGGGCTGGTATCGGAGCCGGTACCGCAGGCGGTGGCTTTTACGGCTTCCGCCATCATTGCCCCCGGTTTCGACCCCATGACCAAGGTGCCGGTGGGATTGGTGCTGCGGCGCTGGATTGTGGTCTGGCGCGGCATTCAATCCACGCTCACCGGCTACGCCGTCCTGATTGGCACGGCGGCCCTAACCACGTACTGGCTGGTAGCGGCCGGCGAAACCACGGGCCAGCTGCTGGCCGAAAACTCCGAGGTCAAGAACCTGTCGCACCCCGGCCTGATGGAATTGCTGCTGTCGGCGGCCGGGGCGCTGGCCGGCGTGGTGATGCTGGCGGCCTTCCGGCGGAGCTTCCAAGCCGGGCCACTCATTGCCATGGCCTTCATCCCGGCCGCCGCCCTGATTGGGGCGGGCCTGGCCGTGGGCAACTGGACGCTGGCTCTGGAAGGCCTGGAGCGTTTCGGGGCCGACTGGGGCTTTATCGTGGGGCTGGGCGTGCCGTTTCTGTGGCTCAAGCAGAAGTTCCTGCACAAGCCCAAGCCTATCGTGTAA
- a CDS encoding nuclear transport factor 2 family protein, giving the protein MKPLLLLPLLLTAAATSAQTKPAAETEAVQQTIRRFFDGMRRGDSAAVRATLAPGAVFHTLAAKNGQTQLRPENPSDFVKAVGTPHPEVWDERITFERVLIDANLASVWTPYQFYRGSTFSHCGYNSFQLVKLAEGWRIAHVIDTRRKEKCR; this is encoded by the coding sequence ATGAAGCCTCTGCTCCTGCTGCCGCTGCTGCTCACCGCGGCGGCCACCTCCGCCCAAACCAAACCGGCTGCTGAAACCGAGGCCGTGCAGCAAACCATCCGCCGGTTTTTCGACGGGATGCGGCGCGGCGACAGTGCCGCCGTGCGCGCCACGCTGGCCCCGGGGGCCGTATTCCACACCCTCGCCGCCAAAAACGGCCAGACGCAGCTGCGCCCCGAAAACCCCTCCGACTTCGTGAAAGCCGTGGGCACGCCGCACCCGGAGGTGTGGGATGAGCGCATCACGTTCGAGCGGGTACTCATTGACGCCAACCTAGCCAGCGTCTGGACGCCCTACCAGTTCTACCGGGGCAGCACCTTCAGCCACTGCGGCTACAACTCATTTCAGCTGGTGAAGCTGGCCGAGGGCTGGCGCATTGCGCACGTTATCGACACACGGCGCAAGGAGAAGTGTAGGTAA
- a CDS encoding AMP-dependent synthetase/ligase has protein sequence MTFSRTFDLLAHLAHTTPEADCLVEKRDGRWQPLSAAKVQEMSNHASLGLRALGVRAADKVAIICPNRPEWVVADMGIAQLGAVSVPMYPTITVEDYRHIFQDAGVRVVLVEGEKLLARVQEAVAGLPDGPEHILTFEPTPGHRSFADLLALGAAADVAALEPLKAAVQPDDLLTLIYTSGTTGRPKGVMLSHRNILFNCQNLLSYLPLAPGHKTLSFLPLSHIFERTATFLYLQLGFSIYYAESVERIADNLREVQPHVFTTVPRLLEKIYDKIVATGQQLTGVKRKLFFWALDLGLRYDTQQDQGAWYNAQLALANKLVFSKWREAMGGEVRYIVSGGGALQPRLARVFWAAGIRVMEGYGMTETSPVIAASQPVPEGNLIGAVGPVLPGVEVKIAADGEILTRSPSVMQGYYNRPDLTAEVIDAEGWLHTGDIGELVQGRFLKITDRKKEMFKTSNGKYVAPQPLESKLSESPLVEQVMVLGEGEKYAAALLVPAFTELRAWARQHQLPADLSDAALAAHAQVRQLYEQLVQQTNAAFAQWEQIKKIELLPALWSVESGELTPTLKVRRKIISQNNQQRIEKLFRG, from the coding sequence ATGACGTTTTCCCGCACCTTCGACCTGCTGGCTCACCTGGCCCATACCACCCCCGAGGCCGATTGCCTGGTAGAAAAAAGGGACGGCCGCTGGCAGCCGTTGAGTGCCGCCAAGGTGCAGGAAATGAGCAACCACGCCAGCCTGGGGCTGCGTGCGTTGGGCGTGCGGGCCGCCGATAAGGTGGCCATCATCTGCCCCAACCGCCCCGAGTGGGTGGTGGCCGATATGGGCATTGCCCAGCTGGGGGCCGTGAGCGTGCCCATGTACCCCACCATCACGGTGGAGGATTACCGCCACATTTTCCAGGATGCCGGCGTGCGCGTGGTGCTGGTGGAAGGCGAAAAGCTGCTGGCCCGGGTGCAGGAGGCCGTGGCCGGGCTGCCAGACGGCCCCGAGCACATTCTCACTTTCGAGCCCACGCCCGGCCACCGCTCCTTCGCCGACCTGCTGGCCCTGGGAGCCGCCGCCGACGTGGCCGCGCTGGAACCCCTCAAAGCCGCCGTGCAGCCCGACGACCTGCTCACGCTCATCTACACCTCGGGCACTACCGGCCGGCCCAAGGGCGTGATGCTCAGCCACCGCAACATCCTGTTCAACTGCCAGAATCTGCTGAGCTACCTGCCGCTGGCCCCGGGCCACAAAACCCTCAGCTTTCTGCCCTTGAGCCACATTTTCGAGCGCACGGCCACGTTTCTGTACCTGCAGCTGGGCTTCAGCATCTACTACGCCGAAAGCGTGGAGCGCATTGCCGACAACCTGCGCGAGGTGCAGCCCCACGTATTCACCACGGTGCCCCGCCTGCTCGAAAAAATCTACGACAAGATTGTGGCCACTGGCCAGCAACTCACCGGCGTTAAGCGCAAGCTGTTCTTCTGGGCCCTCGACCTGGGGCTGCGCTACGACACCCAGCAGGACCAGGGCGCATGGTACAACGCCCAGCTGGCACTGGCCAACAAGCTGGTGTTCAGCAAGTGGCGCGAGGCTATGGGCGGGGAGGTGCGCTACATCGTGAGCGGGGGCGGGGCCCTGCAGCCGCGGCTGGCGCGGGTGTTCTGGGCGGCCGGTATCCGGGTGATGGAGGGCTACGGCATGACCGAAACCTCGCCCGTAATTGCCGCCAGCCAGCCCGTGCCCGAGGGCAACCTCATTGGGGCCGTGGGGCCGGTGCTGCCGGGCGTGGAAGTGAAAATTGCCGCCGACGGCGAAATCCTGACCCGTTCCCCCTCGGTGATGCAGGGCTACTACAACCGCCCCGACCTTACTGCTGAGGTCATCGACGCCGAGGGCTGGCTGCACACCGGCGACATCGGCGAGTTGGTACAGGGCCGCTTTCTCAAAATCACGGACCGCAAAAAGGAGATGTTCAAGACCTCCAACGGCAAGTACGTGGCCCCGCAGCCCCTCGAGTCGAAGCTCTCGGAGTCGCCGCTGGTGGAGCAGGTGATGGTGCTGGGCGAGGGCGAAAAGTACGCCGCCGCCCTGCTGGTGCCCGCCTTCACCGAGCTGCGCGCCTGGGCCCGGCAGCACCAGCTCCCCGCCGACCTCTCCGACGCTGCCCTGGCCGCCCACGCTCAGGTGCGCCAGCTCTACGAGCAGCTGGTGCAGCAAACCAACGCCGCCTTCGCCCAGTGGGAGCAGATCAAGAAAATCGAGCTGCTGCCTGCCCTCTGGAGCGTGGAATCGGGCGAGCTGACGCCCACGCTGAAAGTGCGCCGCAAAATCATCAGCCAAAACAACCAACAGCGCATCGAGAAGCTGTTTCGGGGCTAG
- a CDS encoding DUF6728 family protein, with protein sequence MRKDLFNFGPMLGYFFRKNDPARHTNFNLRTMHFINKLSMAMFLVGLMVLIYRWFIR encoded by the coding sequence ATGCGTAAAGACCTGTTTAATTTCGGCCCGATGCTCGGGTACTTTTTCCGCAAGAATGACCCCGCGCGTCACACCAATTTCAACCTGCGCACCATGCACTTCATCAATAAGCTGAGCATGGCCATGTTTCTGGTGGGCTTGATGGTGCTGATTTACCGTTGGTTTATCCGGTAA
- a CDS encoding MmcQ/YjbR family DNA-binding protein yields the protein MNIEDFRDYCLFKAGVTEETPFGPETLVFKVGGKVFALTDIETFGSINLKCDPERAQELREQHDYVLPGYHMNKKHWNTVLIGAGAPERQLRELIDHSYDLVRASLPKKQRDELAATEQ from the coding sequence GTGAACATCGAAGACTTCCGCGACTATTGCCTGTTCAAAGCCGGCGTGACCGAAGAAACGCCCTTCGGCCCCGAAACGCTGGTGTTCAAAGTCGGCGGCAAAGTGTTTGCCCTCACCGACATCGAAACTTTCGGCAGCATCAACCTCAAGTGCGACCCGGAGCGCGCCCAGGAACTGCGCGAACAGCACGACTACGTGCTGCCCGGCTACCACATGAACAAGAAGCACTGGAACACGGTACTCATCGGGGCGGGTGCGCCGGAGCGGCAGCTACGCGAGTTGATTGACCATTCCTACGACCTGGTGCGAGCGTCCCTGCCCAAAAAGCAGCGCGACGAATTGGCCGCTACCGAGCAATAA
- a CDS encoding Rrf2 family transcriptional regulator: MQISSRFSVAVHVLSLLALPEQDGVPLTSERMAGSVNTNPVVIRRILGQLKKAGLVEVRPASGGTFLTRQPATITLLEVYRAVEVVEAGQLFSVHDKPNPACLVGRHIQSALDDTLQRAQTALEQVLAQTILQQVTTDIAAKALIS, from the coding sequence ATGCAGATCAGCAGCCGATTTTCCGTCGCCGTCCATGTGCTTTCTCTGCTGGCTTTGCCGGAGCAGGATGGTGTGCCGCTGACGTCGGAGCGCATGGCGGGCAGCGTGAACACCAATCCGGTGGTGATTCGGCGGATTCTGGGGCAGCTCAAGAAGGCCGGGCTGGTGGAAGTGCGGCCGGCCTCGGGCGGCACGTTCCTGACGCGCCAGCCGGCCACCATCACGCTGCTGGAGGTGTACCGGGCGGTGGAAGTGGTGGAGGCCGGCCAGCTGTTCAGCGTCCACGACAAGCCCAACCCGGCCTGTTTGGTGGGCCGCCACATTCAGTCGGCGCTGGATGATACTCTGCAACGCGCCCAGACGGCCCTGGAACAGGTGCTGGCCCAGACTATCCTGCAGCAGGTCACCACCGACATTGCGGCCAAAGCCCTTATTTCCTGA
- a CDS encoding NAD(P)-dependent oxidoreductase — translation MKIALIGATGFVGSRILTEALQRGHHVTALVRDPAKLTQTSDHLTVVTGDVTRVEETARQLAGHDVVINAFSAGWTNPNLYHDFLAGSRAIEAATVQSGVARLVAIGGAGSLYLNGQQLVDGPDFPADIKPGAQAARDYHNELKTNDTLDWTFLSPAIEMHPGIDTGRTGHYRLGTESPVFNAEGRSILSGEDLAVVVLDEVEQPKHSRQRFTAAY, via the coding sequence ATGAAAATTGCCCTCATCGGTGCCACTGGCTTTGTTGGCTCCCGCATCCTCACCGAAGCCCTGCAGCGCGGTCACCACGTAACCGCCCTCGTGCGCGACCCCGCCAAGCTCACCCAGACCTCTGACCACCTGACCGTAGTAACCGGCGACGTAACCCGCGTCGAGGAAACCGCCCGCCAGCTGGCCGGCCACGACGTGGTCATCAACGCCTTCAGCGCGGGCTGGACTAACCCCAACCTTTACCACGACTTCCTGGCAGGCTCCCGCGCCATCGAAGCCGCCACTGTACAGTCGGGCGTGGCGCGGCTGGTAGCCATCGGCGGAGCCGGCAGCCTCTACCTCAACGGCCAGCAGCTGGTCGACGGCCCGGACTTCCCCGCCGACATCAAGCCCGGCGCCCAGGCCGCCCGCGACTACCACAACGAGTTGAAAACCAACGATACCCTCGATTGGACGTTCCTGAGCCCCGCCATCGAGATGCACCCCGGCATCGACACCGGCCGCACCGGCCACTACCGCCTCGGCACCGAAAGCCCGGTCTTCAACGCTGAAGGCCGCAGCATCCTCTCCGGCGAAGACCTGGCCGTAGTGGTCCTCGACGAAGTAGAGCAGCCCAAACACAGCCGCCAGCGGTTCACGGCGGCGTATTAA
- the leuS gene encoding leucine--tRNA ligase, producing MPGYHPQDIEKKWQAHWKDQQTFKADNASDKPKYYVLDMFPYPSGAGLHVGHPLGYIASDIVSRYKRLRGFNVLHPMGFDSFGLPAEQYAIQTGQHPAITTEQNIDTYIRQLNSLGFSYDWSREVRTSDPAYYKWTQWIFLKLFNSWYNLDTNKAEPLKTLLEKFEQNGSEGIRAAGDDEERHSFTAGQWKLFSEKQRLQAVHPYRLAYQQDTYVNWCPGLGTVLSNDEVKDGLSERGGFPVERRLMPQWNLRITAYADRLLQGLDTLDWPDAVKEMQRNWIGKSIGAEVTFAVQGHEQAQIKVYTTRVDTIYGATFLVLAPEHELVKELTTAGQQAEIQDYIDATKRRSERDRMADTKTVSGAFTGSYALNPFSNEPIQIWIADYVLAGYGTGAVMAVPSGDQRDYVFAKHFNLPIVQVVDAQQIDEQADPTKDGLYLHGLIQGQNYQQATQTLIGELEQRGIGKGKTNFRIRDAIFGRQRYWGEPIPIYYKEGTAYGVAEADLPLVLPEIDEYKPTETGEPPLGRAKDWKYKGLYEYELSTMPGWAGSSWYYLRYMDPQNAGRFVGEEAEQYWQQVDLYMGGAEHATGHLLYSRFWHLFLKDLGVVSAPEPFQKLINQGMILGRSNFVYRINGTNTFVTAGKKDQHQTTALHVDVNIVENDVLDVEAFKNWREEYATAEFILEDNGTYVVGVEVEKMSKSKYNVVNPDTLIERYGADALRLYEMFLGPLEQFKPWNTNGMSGVAGFLKKLWRLYHPQDGPFAVTDEAATPQELKALHKAIRKVEEDIEKFSFNTTVSALMITVNELTALDCHKRAILEPLVLLLSPYAPHLAEELWQQLGHAAGSISHAQYPEFREEYLVEDTVNYPVAINGKVRETLQFPATATPADIEAAVRASDFLPRFADGKEPKKFIVVPGRMVNVVV from the coding sequence ATGCCCGGCTACCATCCCCAGGATATTGAGAAAAAGTGGCAAGCCCACTGGAAAGACCAGCAGACGTTCAAGGCCGACAACGCCTCCGATAAGCCCAAATACTACGTGCTCGACATGTTTCCGTACCCCAGCGGGGCGGGGCTGCACGTGGGCCATCCGCTGGGCTACATTGCCTCCGATATCGTGTCGCGCTACAAGCGCCTGCGCGGCTTTAACGTGCTGCATCCCATGGGTTTCGACTCGTTTGGCCTGCCCGCCGAGCAGTACGCCATCCAGACCGGCCAGCACCCGGCCATCACGACGGAGCAGAACATCGACACCTACATCCGGCAGCTCAACTCCCTGGGTTTCAGCTACGACTGGAGCCGCGAGGTGCGCACCTCCGACCCGGCGTATTACAAATGGACGCAGTGGATTTTCCTCAAGCTGTTCAATAGCTGGTACAACCTCGACACCAACAAGGCCGAGCCGCTGAAAACCCTGCTCGAAAAGTTCGAGCAGAACGGCAGCGAGGGTATCCGGGCGGCCGGCGACGACGAGGAGCGCCACAGCTTCACGGCGGGCCAGTGGAAGCTGTTCTCGGAAAAGCAGCGCCTGCAGGCCGTGCACCCCTACCGCCTGGCCTACCAGCAGGACACCTACGTGAACTGGTGCCCCGGCCTGGGCACGGTGCTCTCCAATGACGAGGTGAAAGACGGCCTCTCGGAGCGCGGCGGCTTCCCTGTGGAGCGCCGCCTGATGCCCCAGTGGAACCTGCGCATCACTGCCTACGCCGACCGCCTCCTCCAGGGCCTCGACACCCTCGACTGGCCCGACGCCGTGAAGGAAATGCAGCGCAACTGGATTGGCAAATCTATTGGGGCCGAAGTCACTTTTGCGGTGCAGGGCCACGAGCAGGCGCAAATCAAGGTTTATACGACGCGGGTTGACACCATTTACGGGGCCACGTTCCTGGTACTGGCGCCCGAGCATGAGCTGGTGAAGGAGCTGACCACGGCCGGGCAGCAGGCCGAAATTCAGGACTACATCGATGCCACCAAGCGCCGCTCGGAGCGCGACCGGATGGCCGATACCAAGACGGTTTCCGGCGCTTTCACCGGCTCCTACGCCCTCAACCCGTTCAGCAACGAGCCCATCCAGATCTGGATTGCCGATTACGTGCTGGCCGGCTACGGCACCGGCGCCGTGATGGCCGTGCCCAGCGGCGACCAGCGCGACTACGTATTCGCCAAGCACTTCAACCTGCCCATCGTGCAGGTGGTCGATGCCCAGCAGATTGACGAGCAGGCCGACCCGACCAAGGACGGCCTCTACCTGCACGGCCTCATCCAGGGCCAGAACTACCAGCAGGCCACCCAAACCCTGATTGGGGAGCTGGAACAGCGCGGCATCGGCAAGGGCAAAACCAACTTCCGCATCCGCGACGCCATCTTCGGCCGCCAGCGCTACTGGGGCGAGCCTATCCCGATTTACTACAAGGAAGGCACCGCCTACGGCGTGGCCGAAGCCGACCTGCCGCTGGTGCTCCCGGAAATCGACGAGTACAAGCCCACCGAAACCGGCGAGCCGCCCCTGGGCCGCGCCAAGGACTGGAAATACAAGGGCCTCTACGAGTACGAGCTGAGCACCATGCCCGGCTGGGCCGGCTCCAGCTGGTACTACCTCCGCTACATGGACCCGCAGAACGCCGGCCGTTTTGTGGGCGAAGAAGCCGAGCAGTACTGGCAGCAGGTTGATTTATATATGGGTGGCGCAGAGCACGCTACGGGCCACCTGCTCTACTCCCGCTTCTGGCACCTGTTCCTGAAAGACCTCGGCGTGGTATCGGCCCCCGAGCCCTTCCAGAAGCTCATCAACCAGGGCATGATTCTGGGCCGCTCGAACTTCGTGTACCGTATCAACGGCACCAACACGTTCGTGACGGCCGGCAAGAAAGACCAGCACCAAACCACCGCTCTGCACGTGGACGTGAACATCGTGGAGAACGATGTGCTCGACGTGGAAGCCTTCAAAAACTGGCGCGAGGAGTACGCTACGGCTGAGTTCATCCTCGAAGACAACGGCACCTACGTGGTGGGCGTGGAAGTCGAGAAGATGTCGAAGTCGAAGTACAACGTGGTGAACCCCGACACGCTGATTGAGCGGTACGGGGCCGATGCGCTGCGTCTGTACGAGATGTTCCTCGGGCCGCTGGAGCAGTTCAAGCCCTGGAACACCAACGGCATGAGCGGCGTGGCGGGCTTCCTCAAGAAGCTCTGGCGCCTCTACCACCCCCAGGACGGCCCCTTCGCCGTAACCGACGAGGCCGCAACGCCCCAGGAGCTGAAGGCCCTGCACAAGGCCATCCGCAAGGTGGAAGAGGACATCGAGAAGTTCTCGTTCAACACCACCGTCAGCGCCCTGATGATTACGGTGAACGAGCTGACGGCCCTCGACTGCCACAAGCGCGCCATCCTGGAGCCGCTGGTGCTGCTGCTCTCCCCCTACGCCCCGCACCTTGCGGAGGAGCTGTGGCAGCAGCTCGGCCACGCGGCCGGCAGCATCAGCCACGCCCAGTACCCTGAGTTCCGGGAGGAGTATCTGGTGGAAGACACCGTGAACTACCCCGTGGCCATCAACGGCAAGGTGCGCGAGACGCTGCAGTTTCCCGCCACCGCCACCCCCGCCGATATCGAAGCCGCCGTGCGCGCCTCCGACTTCCTGCCCCGCTTCGCCGACGGCAAGGAGCCCAAGAAGTTCATCGTCGTGCCCGGCCGCATGGTGAACGTGGTAGTGTAG